The following are from one region of the Candidatus Rokuibacteriota bacterium genome:
- a CDS encoding M1 family metallopeptidase translates to MDYRLPTTVVPKRYDLRLEPDLAAATFLGEAVITVDVETTLTEITLNAAELLIQSASVAREGGVPIHGSITLDEAAERARLVFPAAIAPGEWRLTLRFTGTLNDRLHGFYRSTYKDAAGQPHTLAATQFEATDARRGFPCWDEPAFKAVFGVTLVVAGNLAAVSNTAVVREEPLGDGRKRVAFADSIRMSTYLVAFVVGELEATETVMVGQTPLRVWCVPGKKHLARFALEIGAFSLDFFERYYGLPYPGDKVDLLAIPDFAAGAMENLGAITFRENALLVDEAAASHSELERIADVVAHEVAHMWFGDLVTMTWWNGIWLNEAFATFMELVAVDAWKPEWKRWVTFGVSRAAAMGVDGLEATRPIEFEVRNPHDCVAMFDLLTYEKGASVLRMLEQHLGADVFRDGVRLYLERHRYANAETTDLWKALGDAARQPIPAVMDGWIFKPGYPLITVEPDGTGFKVSQRRFSYLGGEADGGQRWRIPVVLRASVKHGYVERRLLLDGDAAAVALPAKADWVVGNSGGTGFYRVRYAPALLKKLAGAVAKIAPIERFNLLSDSFALVQAGLMPSADFFDLTARFTAETDRNVWTALTSSLAYVNRVIADDQRRALEALVRHRVAEAAALIGWEPQEEETELDRQLRGDLLRALGTLGNDPAVQARARVAYARYREDEGSVDANVLPAVIAILAASGGEGEYAEFRDRFKRARTPQEEQRYLYALAGFRQPDLLRQTLEMTVNGEVRSQDAPFLIRTLLTSVYARGLAWDFVKGHWEVMARQYPESAYRRMYEGVPALVSPEWEQDVRAFFADNKIDLGGRTLQQYLEQLRVAVAFQQREAEALAAYLSRQKPR, encoded by the coding sequence ATGGACTACCGCCTGCCCACGACCGTGGTGCCCAAGCGCTACGATCTCAGGCTCGAGCCCGACCTGGCGGCCGCCACCTTCTTGGGCGAGGCCGTCATCACGGTGGACGTCGAGACGACGCTCACCGAGATCACGCTCAACGCGGCCGAGCTCCTGATCCAGAGCGCGTCGGTCGCCCGGGAGGGCGGCGTGCCCATCCACGGCTCCATCACCCTGGACGAGGCGGCCGAGCGCGCCCGGCTCGTCTTCCCCGCGGCGATCGCGCCGGGGGAGTGGCGGCTGACCCTCCGGTTCACTGGAACGTTGAACGATCGGCTCCACGGCTTCTACCGGAGCACGTACAAGGACGCCGCGGGCCAGCCGCACACCCTCGCCGCCACGCAGTTCGAAGCCACCGACGCGAGACGGGGCTTCCCGTGCTGGGACGAGCCCGCGTTCAAGGCGGTCTTCGGCGTCACGCTGGTGGTGGCCGGGAACCTGGCCGCGGTCTCGAACACCGCGGTGGTCAGGGAAGAGCCGCTCGGCGACGGGCGCAAGCGTGTCGCGTTCGCCGACAGCATCAGAATGTCCACCTATCTCGTGGCCTTCGTGGTCGGCGAGCTGGAGGCGACGGAGACGGTCATGGTCGGGCAGACGCCGCTCCGGGTCTGGTGCGTGCCGGGCAAGAAGCACCTCGCGCGCTTCGCGCTCGAGATCGGCGCCTTCTCGCTCGACTTCTTCGAGCGCTATTACGGGCTGCCGTACCCGGGCGACAAGGTCGATCTCCTCGCCATCCCGGACTTCGCCGCCGGCGCCATGGAGAACCTGGGCGCCATCACTTTTCGCGAGAACGCGCTGCTCGTGGACGAGGCGGCGGCCTCGCACTCCGAGCTCGAGCGCATCGCGGACGTGGTCGCGCACGAGGTCGCCCACATGTGGTTCGGCGACCTGGTGACCATGACGTGGTGGAACGGCATCTGGCTCAACGAGGCCTTCGCCACCTTCATGGAGCTGGTGGCGGTGGACGCCTGGAAGCCCGAGTGGAAGCGCTGGGTCACCTTCGGCGTCTCGCGCGCCGCGGCCATGGGCGTGGACGGTCTCGAGGCGACGCGGCCCATCGAGTTCGAGGTGCGCAACCCGCACGACTGCGTCGCCATGTTCGACCTCCTCACGTACGAGAAGGGCGCGTCCGTGCTGCGGATGCTCGAACAGCACCTGGGCGCCGACGTCTTCCGCGATGGTGTCCGCCTCTACCTCGAGCGGCACCGGTACGCGAACGCCGAGACCACCGATCTCTGGAAGGCGCTCGGGGACGCGGCCCGCCAGCCCATACCCGCGGTCATGGACGGCTGGATCTTCAAGCCGGGCTATCCGCTCATCACCGTCGAGCCCGACGGCACGGGGTTCAAGGTCTCGCAGCGCCGCTTCAGCTACCTGGGCGGTGAGGCCGACGGCGGGCAGCGCTGGCGCATCCCGGTCGTGCTGCGCGCCTCCGTCAAGCACGGCTACGTTGAGCGGCGGCTGCTGCTCGACGGCGACGCGGCGGCCGTCGCGCTGCCGGCCAAGGCGGACTGGGTCGTGGGCAACTCCGGCGGCACCGGCTTCTACCGCGTGCGGTACGCTCCCGCGCTCCTCAAGAAGCTTGCCGGCGCCGTCGCCAAGATCGCGCCGATCGAGCGCTTCAACCTTCTGAGCGACAGCTTCGCGCTGGTCCAGGCCGGGCTCATGCCCTCCGCGGATTTTTTCGACCTGACGGCCCGCTTCACCGCCGAAACCGACCGCAACGTCTGGACCGCGCTGACCTCCTCGCTCGCCTACGTCAACCGCGTGATCGCTGACGACCAGCGCAGAGCGCTCGAGGCGCTCGTGCGGCATCGCGTGGCGGAGGCCGCGGCTCTCATCGGCTGGGAGCCGCAGGAGGAGGAGACCGAGCTGGACAGGCAGCTGCGCGGGGATCTCCTGCGCGCGCTCGGCACGCTCGGGAACGACCCGGCGGTGCAGGCGCGCGCGCGCGTCGCCTACGCCCGCTACCGCGAGGACGAAGGATCCGTGGACGCCAACGTGCTGCCTGCCGTCATCGCCATCCTGGCCGCATCGGGCGGGGAGGGCGAGTATGCGGAGTTCCGCGACCGCTTCAAGCGTGCCCGCACGCCGCAGGAAGAGCAGCGGTACCTCTACGCGCTGGCCGGCTTCCGCCAGCCGGATCTCTTGCGGCAGACGCTCGAGATGACCGTGAACGGCGAGGTGCGGAGCCAGGACGCGCCTTTCCTGATCCGGACCCTGCTGACGAGCGTGTACGCGCGCGGGCTGGCGTGGGACTTCGTCAAGGGACACTGGGAGGTCATGGCGCGGCAGTATCCGGAGAGCGCGTACCGCCGCATGTACGAGGGCGTGCCCGCGCTCGTGAGCCCCGAGTGGGAGCAGGACGTGCGCGCGTTCTTCGCCGACAACAAGATCGATCTCGGCGGCAGGACGCTCCAGCAGTATCTCGAGCAGCTCCGCGTGGCGGTGGCCTTTCAGCAGCGCGAGGCCGAGGCGCTCGCGGCGTACCTCTCCCGGCAGAAGCCGCGCTAG
- a CDS encoding SDR family NAD(P)-dependent oxidoreductase, producing the protein MENLKGKVAVVTGGASGIGRALCLAFAGEGANVVVADLDETGMAETAAGVLKAGAKAVTVKTDVTRLASVQALAERAWKELGGAHVLCNNAGVAVHGSLESATHHDWEWVLGVNLWGVIHGVEAFVPRMIAQKQPGHIVNTASMAGLIASQGLGVYNTSKYAVVGLSETLQKDLRQYNIGVSVLCPMGVTTNIRTSERSRPSDLKNPGGPPKTDGIELIGRYLTPEHVAGRVLRAVKANRLYVITHEEAREPLRRRFDRMDKAFEESA; encoded by the coding sequence ATGGAGAATCTCAAGGGCAAGGTCGCCGTCGTCACCGGCGGAGCCAGCGGCATCGGCCGCGCGCTCTGCCTCGCATTCGCGGGCGAGGGCGCCAACGTCGTCGTGGCGGATCTGGACGAGACCGGCATGGCCGAGACCGCCGCGGGCGTCCTGAAGGCGGGTGCCAAGGCGGTCACCGTCAAGACGGACGTGACCAGGCTCGCCTCCGTCCAGGCGCTCGCCGAGCGGGCATGGAAGGAGCTCGGCGGGGCCCACGTCCTCTGCAACAACGCCGGCGTCGCGGTCCACGGCTCGCTCGAGTCCGCGACTCACCATGACTGGGAGTGGGTGCTTGGCGTCAACCTCTGGGGCGTCATCCACGGCGTCGAAGCTTTCGTGCCGCGCATGATCGCCCAGAAGCAACCCGGCCACATCGTCAACACGGCCTCCATGGCGGGGCTGATCGCCTCGCAGGGCCTCGGCGTCTACAACACGAGCAAGTACGCCGTCGTCGGTCTCAGCGAGACGCTCCAGAAGGACCTGCGCCAGTACAACATCGGCGTCTCCGTGCTCTGCCCGATGGGCGTGACCACCAACATCCGGACCAGCGAGCGCAGCCGGCCATCCGATCTCAAGAATCCGGGCGGCCCGCCGAAGACCGACGGGATCGAGCTGATCGGCCGCTATCTCACGCCGGAGCACGTCGCGGGGCGCGTGCTCCGCGCCGTCAAGGCCAACCGGCTCTACGTCATCACCCACGAAGAGGCCCGCGAGCCCCTGCGCCGACGCTTCGACCGCATGGACAAGGCCTTCGAGGAGTCCGCATGA
- a CDS encoding CDGSH iron-sulfur domain-containing protein, which produces MSVTVKVLTDGPLMVKGECKVEDAQGNPIPGKGGDTIHLCRCGASANKPFCDGGHKKISFKG; this is translated from the coding sequence ATGTCGGTGACGGTCAAAGTGCTCACGGATGGCCCCCTGATGGTCAAGGGCGAGTGCAAGGTAGAGGACGCGCAGGGCAACCCGATCCCCGGCAAGGGCGGCGACACCATTCACCTCTGCCGCTGCGGCGCCTCGGCCAACAAGCCCTTCTGCGACGGCGGGCACAAGAAAATAAGCTTCAAAGGCTAA
- a CDS encoding peptidyl-alpha-hydroxyglycine alpha-amidating lyase family protein, translating to MNFKVIEGWGKLPDGWHYVEVAGVAVDAKDNVFCFTRGEHPVIVFDRDGKFLRSWGEGLVRRAHGITIDADGMVWLTDDLHHTVRKFTPDGKCLLVIGNPDTPSTLQGGKPFNRPTHVAICPKSGYLFISDGYGNSRVHKYSPDGKHVMSWGEPGTDPGHFNLPHNLVTDRNGLVYVADRENHRVQIFDGKGTYQGQWNNLHRPCGLFVDRTQNGGTFYVGELGHALPVNASVANLGPRVTVLDAKGQKIARFGGQFAGEKPGEFIAPHSVVTDSRGDVYVSEVSWTNTGQHEKPPREIRSLQKFARVA from the coding sequence ATGAACTTCAAGGTTATCGAGGGCTGGGGCAAGCTGCCCGACGGCTGGCACTACGTCGAGGTGGCGGGGGTCGCCGTGGATGCCAAGGACAACGTCTTCTGCTTCACGCGGGGTGAGCACCCCGTCATCGTCTTCGACCGCGACGGCAAGTTCCTCCGCTCGTGGGGCGAGGGCCTAGTGCGCCGGGCGCACGGCATCACGATCGACGCCGACGGCATGGTGTGGCTGACCGACGATCTCCACCATACGGTCCGAAAGTTCACGCCCGACGGCAAGTGCCTGCTCGTCATCGGCAACCCCGACACGCCGTCCACGCTCCAGGGCGGCAAGCCCTTCAACCGCCCGACGCACGTCGCCATCTGCCCGAAGAGCGGCTACCTCTTCATCTCCGACGGCTACGGCAACTCGCGCGTGCACAAGTACTCGCCCGACGGCAAGCACGTCATGTCCTGGGGCGAGCCGGGCACCGACCCGGGCCACTTCAACCTGCCGCACAACCTCGTCACGGACCGCAACGGCCTCGTCTATGTCGCCGACCGCGAGAACCACCGCGTCCAGATCTTCGACGGCAAGGGCACGTACCAGGGCCAGTGGAACAACCTCCACCGCCCGTGCGGGCTCTTCGTGGACCGCACCCAGAACGGCGGGACCTTCTACGTCGGCGAGCTGGGGCACGCCCTGCCGGTCAACGCGTCGGTGGCCAATCTCGGGCCGCGCGTGACGGTGCTGGACGCCAAGGGGCAGAAGATCGCGCGCTTCGGCGGGCAGTTCGCCGGCGAGAAGCCGGGCGAGTTCATCGCCCCGCACAGCGTCGTCACCGACTCGCGCGGCGACGTCTACGTCTCGGAGGTCTCCTGGACCAACACGGGCCAGCACGAGAAGCCGCCGCGCGAGATCCGCAGCCTCCAGAAGTTCGCGCGCGTCGCCTAG
- the fumC gene encoding class II fumarate hydratase: MATRRETDSMGAVLVPADRYWGAQTQRSLEHFKIAGERFPPEMIRAFGLLKKACAEVNAELGLLPKDVARAIVQAADEVIAGTLDAHFPLVVWQTGSGTQSNMNANEVIGNRAIELLGGQMGSKKPVHPNDHVNRSQSSNDTFPTVMHLAAVSEIVQRLIPAVERLRDALDGKARAFADIVKIGRTHLQDATPLTLGQEISGWVAMLDTSLAAIRATLPALYALAIGGTAVGTGLNAPKGFGERVSARLAALTGLPFTSAPNKFQALASHEGLVAASGALKTLATSLTKIANDVRWLASGPRAGLGELRIPENEPGSSIMPGKVNPTQCEAMTMVCAQVIGNDVAVTIGGASGNFELNVFKPLIIHNVLRSILLLADACESFREHCAQGIEPDRERIARHVHESLMLVTALAPHIGYDKAAEIAKHAHHKGMTLREAALQLGHVTAQDFDRIVRPETMTGPDPEATP, encoded by the coding sequence GTGGCGACCCGGCGCGAGACCGACAGCATGGGCGCCGTCCTAGTGCCCGCCGACCGCTACTGGGGCGCGCAGACCCAGCGCTCGCTTGAGCACTTCAAGATCGCCGGCGAGCGCTTCCCGCCCGAGATGATCCGGGCCTTCGGCCTGCTCAAGAAGGCCTGCGCCGAAGTCAATGCCGAGCTGGGGCTCTTGCCGAAGGACGTCGCGCGCGCCATCGTCCAGGCCGCCGACGAAGTGATCGCCGGCACTCTGGACGCGCATTTCCCGTTGGTCGTCTGGCAGACGGGCAGCGGGACGCAGAGCAACATGAACGCCAACGAGGTAATCGGCAACCGGGCGATCGAGCTCCTGGGCGGCCAGATGGGCTCGAAGAAGCCGGTGCATCCGAACGACCACGTCAACCGCTCCCAGTCGTCCAACGACACCTTTCCGACGGTCATGCACCTGGCCGCCGTGAGCGAGATCGTCCAACGCCTGATTCCTGCGGTCGAGCGTCTGCGGGACGCGCTCGACGGGAAGGCGCGCGCCTTCGCCGACATCGTCAAGATCGGCCGCACGCACCTTCAAGATGCCACGCCGCTGACCCTCGGGCAGGAGATCTCGGGGTGGGTGGCGATGCTCGACACGAGCCTGGCCGCGATTCGCGCCACGTTGCCCGCCCTCTACGCGCTCGCGATAGGCGGCACAGCCGTCGGCACCGGGCTCAACGCGCCAAAGGGGTTCGGCGAGCGGGTGTCGGCGCGCCTGGCGGCGCTGACCGGGCTGCCGTTCACGAGCGCGCCGAACAAGTTCCAGGCACTCGCTTCCCACGAGGGCTTGGTCGCCGCGAGCGGGGCCCTCAAGACCCTGGCCACTTCGCTGACCAAGATCGCCAACGATGTCCGCTGGCTCGCCTCGGGACCGCGGGCGGGCTTGGGCGAGCTGCGCATCCCGGAGAACGAGCCCGGCAGCAGCATCATGCCGGGCAAGGTCAACCCGACCCAGTGCGAGGCCATGACCATGGTGTGCGCCCAGGTGATCGGCAACGACGTGGCCGTGACCATCGGCGGCGCCTCGGGCAACTTCGAGCTCAACGTCTTCAAGCCGCTCATCATTCACAACGTTTTGCGCTCGATCCTCCTGCTCGCCGACGCCTGCGAGTCATTTCGCGAGCATTGCGCCCAAGGCATCGAGCCCGACCGCGAGCGGATCGCGCGCCACGTGCACGAATCGCTCATGCTGGTGACCGCGCTCGCGCCGCATATCGGCTACGACAAGGCGGCGGAGATCGCCAAGCACGCCCACCACAAGGGGATGACCCTGCGCGAGGCGGCGCTCCAGCTGGGCCACGTCACGGCGCAGGATTTCGACCGCATCGTCAGGCCGGAGACCATGACCGGGCCGGACCCCGAGGCGACCCCATGA
- a CDS encoding PaaI family thioesterase produces the protein MPDPALPAPFESRFAGLQELAYTGPGTRFHECFGCGPNHDIGLRVRTFRGAGEVLSPIVIPTRFEGPPKGAHGGIVAAYLDEVMSGAAVNHTGRIHVTGEFSVRYVRPTPVERPLLGRGRAVKQAEKYLDLEATLEDLETGEVVAKATGRFFPMPDGPTPDVR, from the coding sequence ATGCCCGATCCCGCTCTGCCCGCGCCCTTCGAGTCGCGCTTCGCCGGTCTCCAGGAGCTCGCGTACACCGGCCCCGGCACCCGTTTCCACGAGTGCTTCGGCTGCGGCCCCAACCACGACATCGGCTTGCGTGTGCGCACCTTCCGCGGCGCCGGCGAGGTGCTGTCGCCCATTGTCATTCCCACGCGCTTCGAGGGGCCGCCCAAGGGCGCGCACGGCGGCATCGTCGCGGCGTATCTCGACGAGGTGATGTCGGGGGCGGCGGTCAATCACACCGGCCGCATCCACGTGACCGGGGAGTTCAGCGTGCGCTACGTCAGGCCCACGCCGGTCGAGCGCCCGCTCCTCGGCCGCGGCCGCGCCGTCAAGCAGGCCGAGAAGTATCTGGACCTCGAAGCCACGCTCGAGGACTTGGAGACGGGCGAGGTCGTGGCGAAGGCGACCGGCCGTTTCTTTCCAATGCCCGACGGGCCGACGCCCGACGTGCGCTAG
- a CDS encoding MBL fold metallo-hydrolase, whose translation MTPLKFGDVTVSKVVELDRSATPVGFMLPDATPERITAQREWLGPELLDPATGNHRATIHSYIVRTPWHTIVIDTCVGNDKPRNGVQPWHMRSGSFMADLSASGLKPEDVDLVVCTHLHVDHVGWNTRLEGGRWVPTFPKAKYIFARDEFEFWKKESETGKEEFGLIDDSVMPIVKAGLAELVPSDYVIDDRLQLEPSPGHTPGHVNVRLRTKAGEAVFTGDMMHRPIQVAETDWNSRFCSDGPLARKTRRAFVEKHADADVTILAAHFPVPGRIVAPGGKARFRPLAS comes from the coding sequence ATGACCCCGCTCAAGTTCGGCGACGTCACCGTCAGCAAGGTGGTCGAGCTCGACCGCTCGGCCACTCCCGTCGGCTTCATGCTGCCGGACGCGACCCCCGAGCGGATCACCGCGCAGCGCGAGTGGCTCGGGCCCGAGCTGCTCGACCCCGCCACGGGGAACCACAGGGCGACCATCCACTCCTACATCGTCCGCACGCCCTGGCACACCATCGTCATCGACACCTGCGTCGGCAACGACAAGCCGCGCAACGGCGTCCAGCCCTGGCACATGCGCAGCGGGTCCTTCATGGCGGACCTGTCGGCTTCCGGCCTCAAGCCCGAGGACGTAGACCTCGTGGTCTGCACGCACCTGCACGTGGACCACGTCGGCTGGAACACGCGGCTCGAGGGCGGCCGTTGGGTGCCGACCTTCCCCAAGGCGAAGTACATTTTCGCGCGCGACGAGTTCGAGTTCTGGAAGAAGGAGAGCGAGACGGGCAAGGAAGAGTTCGGGCTGATCGACGACAGCGTCATGCCCATCGTCAAGGCCGGTCTCGCCGAGCTGGTGCCGAGCGACTACGTCATCGACGACAGGCTCCAGCTCGAGCCCTCGCCGGGACATACGCCGGGGCACGTCAACGTGCGCCTCCGTACCAAGGCGGGCGAGGCCGTGTTCACGGGCGACATGATGCACCGGCCCATCCAGGTCGCCGAGACCGACTGGAACAGCCGCTTCTGCAGCGACGGCCCGCTGGCGCGAAAGACGCGGCGCGCCTTCGTCGAGAAGCACGCCGATGCCGACGTCACGATCCTGGCCGCCCACTTCCCCGTGCCCGGGCGCATCGTCGCCCCCGGCGGCAAGGCGCGCTTCCGGCCGCTCGCCTCTTAG